One Luteimonas sp. MC1825 DNA segment encodes these proteins:
- the phoB gene encoding phosphate regulon transcriptional regulator PhoB, with translation MQKRILIVDDEPAIRDMVAFALRKGDYDPVHAGDARQAQEAIVDRVPDLILLDWMLPGTSGIELARRWRREPLTRDVPIIMLTARGEENDRVGGLEAGVDDYVVKPFSSRELLARIRAVMRRSREDDEDGSVHVGGLRIDGAAHRVFAGAEPVAIGPTEYRLLHFFMTHPDRVYSRSQLLDHVWGGSVYVEERTVDVHIRRLRKTLEPVSLDAMVQTVRGAGYRFSASV, from the coding sequence GTGCAAAAGCGCATCCTCATCGTCGACGACGAGCCGGCCATCCGCGACATGGTTGCCTTCGCGCTCCGCAAGGGCGATTACGACCCGGTCCACGCCGGCGATGCCCGACAGGCCCAGGAAGCGATCGTGGACCGCGTGCCAGACCTGATCCTGCTCGACTGGATGCTGCCCGGCACCAGCGGCATCGAGCTGGCACGGCGCTGGCGGCGCGAGCCGCTGACGCGCGACGTGCCGATCATCATGCTGACCGCGCGCGGCGAGGAGAATGACCGCGTCGGCGGCCTGGAAGCCGGCGTCGACGACTACGTGGTCAAGCCATTCTCCTCGCGTGAACTGCTCGCCCGGATCCGCGCGGTGATGCGCCGCTCGCGCGAGGACGACGAGGACGGCAGCGTCCACGTCGGCGGACTGCGCATCGACGGCGCCGCCCATCGCGTGTTCGCCGGCGCCGAACCGGTCGCGATCGGGCCCACCGAATACCGCCTGCTGCATTTCTTCATGACCCATCCCGACCGGGTGTACTCGCGCTCGCAGCTGCTCGACCATGTCTGGGGCGGCAGCGTCTATGTCGAGGAGCGTACGGTCGACGTGCATATCCGCCGCCTTCGCAAGACGCTGGAACCGGTCAGCCTCGATGCCATGGTGCAGACGGTGCGTGGCGCGGGTTACCGATTCTCCGCCTCCGTCTAG
- a CDS encoding M48 family metalloprotease, with protein MRLLSATTAVLVLALAAGHAPAQEQRLPDIGSSAATLLGPAQQEEYGSMLLAQLRHYGYVLDDPLVDSWLRGLGNRLSASSDRPTQDFTFFMMKDRSVNAFATLGGYIGTNAGLVLTAGSEDEVAGVLAHEVAHVTQSHVLRGVERAQRDSVPMLLAMLGAIAVASQSDSSSSGEAAMAAVASAQGLALQRQIDYTRSNESEADRLGMRTLARSGYDTAAMARMFERMQALSRTNQGGERERLPDYLRTHPVTTTRISEARQLAEQHAAAPGNPALATRGLAGDNPLLPHALRIGTPSASTGDGRFAWARERLRVLSADTPAAAIAEYQRLARAAALDDAQRYGFGLAQLLAGNGAAAAGEFEALLPAHGDDTWLAIGLAQADARRGRHAAADARFEALVQRMPRNRAVVLAYAEMLGERNNADAGRRAQDILRPLLGSSSEDPVFQRTFARASEIAGDPVRAGEAWAESSFLNGRAEAALMQLNTLRRREDLDYYARARIDARIAAITPIVLELQRQGIRDPDLRR; from the coding sequence ATGCGCCTGCTGTCCGCCACCACCGCCGTACTGGTCCTCGCACTCGCGGCCGGCCACGCCCCCGCACAGGAGCAGCGCCTGCCCGACATCGGCTCCTCCGCCGCCACCCTGCTCGGCCCGGCGCAACAGGAGGAATACGGCAGCATGCTTCTGGCGCAACTGCGCCACTACGGCTACGTGCTCGACGATCCGCTGGTCGACAGCTGGCTGCGCGGGCTCGGCAACCGGCTGTCGGCATCCAGTGACAGGCCGACGCAGGACTTCACCTTCTTCATGATGAAGGACCGGTCGGTCAACGCCTTCGCCACGCTCGGCGGCTACATCGGCACCAATGCCGGCCTGGTCCTGACCGCCGGCAGCGAGGACGAGGTCGCGGGGGTGCTCGCGCACGAGGTCGCCCATGTCACCCAGTCGCACGTGCTGCGCGGGGTGGAGCGTGCACAGCGCGACAGCGTGCCGATGCTGCTGGCGATGCTCGGCGCGATCGCGGTCGCCAGCCAGTCCGACAGCAGTTCCTCCGGCGAGGCCGCCATGGCCGCGGTCGCCAGTGCCCAGGGCTTGGCCTTGCAGCGGCAGATCGATTACACGCGCTCCAACGAATCGGAGGCCGACCGGCTCGGCATGCGCACCCTGGCGCGCAGCGGCTACGACACGGCGGCGATGGCCCGGATGTTCGAGCGCATGCAGGCCCTGTCGCGCACCAACCAGGGGGGTGAACGCGAGCGCCTGCCCGACTACCTGCGCACCCACCCGGTCACGACCACCCGCATCAGCGAGGCGCGCCAGCTGGCCGAACAGCACGCAGCCGCGCCGGGCAACCCGGCGCTGGCCACCCGCGGGCTGGCCGGTGACAACCCGCTGCTGCCGCATGCGCTGCGCATCGGCACCCCGTCGGCCTCCACAGGCGACGGCCGTTTCGCGTGGGCCCGCGAGCGGCTGCGCGTGCTGAGCGCGGACACCCCGGCCGCGGCGATCGCGGAATACCAGCGCCTCGCGCGTGCGGCTGCCCTGGATGACGCGCAACGCTACGGGTTCGGCCTGGCGCAGCTGCTTGCCGGCAATGGCGCCGCGGCCGCAGGGGAGTTCGAGGCCCTCCTGCCAGCGCATGGCGACGACACCTGGCTCGCCATCGGACTCGCCCAGGCCGACGCGCGCCGCGGGCGCCACGCCGCAGCGGACGCGCGTTTCGAGGCCCTGGTCCAGCGCATGCCGCGCAATCGCGCGGTGGTGCTTGCCTACGCCGAGATGCTTGGCGAACGGAACAATGCCGACGCCGGCCGCCGTGCCCAGGACATCCTGCGGCCGCTGCTCGGCAGCTCGAGCGAAGACCCGGTGTTCCAGCGCACCTTTGCGCGTGCCAGCGAGATCGCCGGCGACCCGGTCCGCGCCGGCGAGGCCTGGGCGGAATCGTCATTCCTCAACGGCCGCGCCGAAGCGGCCCTGATGCAGCTCAACACGCTGCGCCGCCGCGAGGACCTCGACTATTACGCACGCGCCCGCATCGACGCGCGCATCGCCGCGATCACCCCGATCGTGCTCGAGCTGCAGCGCCAGGGAATCCGCGACCCCGATCTGCGCCGCTGA